A single Symbiobacterium thermophilum IAM 14863 DNA region contains:
- a CDS encoding DEAD/DEAH box helicase has translation MITSVLQRLGWSLEHQQLLPGREPEFYSVADLPLRPETHRLLDRYPQGVYRHQRLALESYLEGKDLCVATSTASGKSLVFYATGVECLAADPSARILAIYPLKALAREQESRWQKELESAGIVASVGRIDGGVKDRQQRERILASSRVVLMTPDIIHAWLLSSLSARRVQRFLASLRLVIVDEVHVYTGVFGSNAAYVFRRLQHAARTLAGGDRLQFVAASATVANPEQHLAQLFGRTVQVIGDQADTSPRHERQLYLVRPPAGQALYTALPHLLRAVVDDTPYRFLTFVDSRRQTEQLATILARARFNRPEEDPAYGDGVDDGDLEGSGPEAEREGDAALADRLLERLPVLPYRSGYEETDREAIQSRLSEGTLRGIISTSALELGLDIQGLDMVILVGIPQTVTSLQQRIGRVGRHGPGSIVLIDAGGLADELVFNEPERLFDRPLLPAVLHLENRRIQYIHALCFASRGGEYDTLTGADVEGEGDIALRVTGSWPPGFLELCQAERAGQVPLDLHNLKADGGDDPWHAFPLRDVGVQYTVEQRTGDLVRLGSLSSAQLMREGYPGAVYYYLTRPYRVVRVSQREKKVLVRRERYYTTDPYGPLVLISPQLTPEGLHRAVRMGELRAVECELYVSERVFGYTERRGGNKMPPVKYPCEYWHLASFSRNYTSTGVILSHPALSNSGVQLKLLADLLLEAFLLVVPFERSEVNSSTGKHWKTQNGFGEGEPFLAIYDQTYGSLRLTGRLLEPAVLPEVLTEALHVLRSGRVEAVEGISEATVQALQALAQDCAGQAEPLELFSSAPERTGELEGEPVIAPGSVGWIITDDNQEFQIQRVFYHPREGLRYYGRRLGQQEQPDVQVWFPVTNIRPIPGISRMGIYDYETGEVRPLDE, from the coding sequence GTGATCACATCCGTCTTGCAGCGCCTCGGCTGGTCGCTGGAGCATCAGCAGCTGCTGCCGGGGCGGGAACCGGAGTTCTATTCCGTCGCCGACCTGCCGTTGCGACCGGAGACGCACCGGCTGCTTGACCGGTATCCGCAGGGCGTATACCGCCACCAACGGCTTGCCCTGGAGTCCTATCTGGAGGGGAAGGACCTGTGCGTGGCTACCAGCACCGCCTCCGGGAAGAGCCTGGTTTTCTACGCCACCGGCGTCGAATGTCTGGCGGCGGACCCGAGTGCGCGCATCCTGGCCATCTACCCGCTGAAGGCCCTGGCCCGGGAGCAGGAGTCCCGCTGGCAGAAGGAACTGGAGTCGGCAGGCATCGTGGCCAGCGTCGGCCGCATCGACGGCGGGGTGAAGGACCGCCAGCAGCGGGAGCGCATCCTTGCATCCAGCCGGGTCGTGCTCATGACCCCCGACATCATCCACGCCTGGTTGCTCAGCAGCCTTTCTGCACGCCGAGTCCAGCGATTCCTGGCCTCCCTGCGGCTGGTGATCGTGGACGAGGTGCACGTATACACCGGGGTCTTTGGCTCCAACGCCGCCTACGTCTTCCGGCGACTGCAGCACGCCGCGCGGACCCTAGCTGGTGGCGACCGGCTCCAGTTCGTGGCGGCGTCGGCTACCGTCGCCAACCCCGAGCAGCACCTCGCTCAGCTCTTCGGCCGGACAGTGCAGGTCATCGGCGACCAAGCCGACACCTCGCCCCGGCACGAGCGGCAGCTTTACCTGGTGCGTCCGCCGGCTGGCCAGGCCCTGTATACCGCCCTGCCGCACCTCCTGCGGGCCGTTGTGGACGACACCCCTTACCGATTCCTCACTTTTGTCGACAGCCGCCGCCAGACCGAGCAGTTGGCCACCATCCTGGCCCGGGCCCGGTTCAACAGGCCGGAAGAGGACCCGGCTTATGGGGACGGGGTAGACGACGGTGATCTGGAGGGCAGCGGGCCGGAGGCTGAGCGGGAGGGCGATGCCGCCCTTGCCGATCGGCTGCTGGAACGGCTGCCGGTGCTCCCCTACCGCTCCGGGTACGAGGAGACCGACCGGGAGGCGATCCAGTCTCGTCTGAGCGAGGGCACCCTGCGGGGCATCATCAGTACGAGCGCCTTGGAACTGGGGCTGGACATTCAGGGGCTGGATATGGTCATCCTCGTGGGCATTCCTCAGACGGTCACAAGCCTGCAGCAGCGTATCGGCCGGGTGGGTCGGCACGGCCCCGGCAGCATCGTCCTGATCGACGCAGGCGGTCTTGCCGACGAACTGGTCTTCAACGAGCCCGAGCGCCTGTTTGACCGACCGCTCCTGCCGGCCGTCCTCCACCTGGAGAACCGCCGGATCCAGTATATCCATGCCCTGTGCTTCGCCAGCCGGGGCGGTGAGTACGACACCCTGACGGGTGCGGACGTCGAAGGGGAGGGCGACATTGCCCTGCGGGTGACCGGTTCGTGGCCTCCTGGGTTCCTGGAGCTCTGCCAGGCCGAGCGGGCCGGACAGGTGCCGCTGGATTTGCACAACCTGAAGGCCGACGGCGGGGACGACCCATGGCACGCCTTTCCCCTCAGGGACGTCGGCGTCCAGTATACGGTAGAGCAGCGCACCGGTGACCTCGTCCGGCTCGGCTCGCTGTCCAGTGCCCAGCTGATGCGGGAGGGTTATCCCGGGGCGGTGTACTACTACCTCACCCGTCCCTACCGGGTCGTGAGGGTCTCCCAGCGGGAGAAGAAAGTGCTGGTGCGGCGGGAGCGCTATTACACCACCGATCCCTACGGCCCGCTCGTCCTGATCTCGCCTCAACTGACCCCTGAGGGCCTGCATCGCGCCGTGCGCATGGGCGAACTCCGGGCGGTGGAATGTGAACTGTACGTGTCAGAGCGGGTATTCGGATATACCGAGCGGCGGGGCGGGAACAAGATGCCGCCCGTTAAGTACCCCTGTGAGTACTGGCACCTGGCTAGCTTCAGCCGAAACTACACCAGCACCGGCGTGATCCTGAGCCACCCGGCGCTCTCCAACTCTGGCGTCCAGTTGAAGCTGCTTGCAGACCTGCTGTTGGAGGCCTTCCTGCTGGTCGTGCCGTTTGAGCGCAGCGAGGTCAACAGTAGCACCGGAAAGCACTGGAAGACCCAGAACGGGTTTGGGGAGGGGGAGCCCTTCCTGGCGATCTATGACCAGACCTACGGCAGCCTGCGCCTGACCGGCCGGCTGCTGGAGCCGGCCGTCCTGCCCGAAGTGCTGACGGAGGCGTTGCATGTCCTCCGCAGCGGGCGGGTCGAGGCGGTTGAAGGGATCTCCGAGGCCACCGTGCAGGCGCTGCAAGCGCTGGCCCAGGACTGCGCGGGCCAAGCAGAGCCGTTGGAGCTGTTTTCCAGCGCACCGGAGCGGACGGGCGAACTGGAGGGGGAACCGGTCATCGCCCCCGGCAGCGTGGGTTGGATCATCACCGACGACAACCAGGAGTTTCAGATCCAGCGCGTCTTCTACCATCCGAGGGAGGGGCTCCGGTACTACGGCCGGCGCCTGGGCCAGCAAGAGCAGCCGGACGTGCAGGTCTGGTTCCCGGTGACCAACATCCGGCCGATTCCGGGCATCAGCCGCATGGGGATCTACGACTACGAGACGGGCGAGGTCCGGCCGCTGGACGAGTGA